The following are from one region of the Patescibacteria group bacterium genome:
- a CDS encoding sigma-70 family RNA polymerase sigma factor, with the protein MLANNQLRELLVAYHQKPNTSQLAALATELYPLINKVYTSLHIDYSWNRDQLTSIGHGKLLHLLTNKEILRAQSVRAFVIQSLKNAMLDALKHQHESVGIEDDVRNEMAEIAIPGPDELLADDVANETRLLAAMDALESLPLDRKTMLYLYYFAGWTFQEIADSFGWGRGLKGHTSVHVKRSTQELAEYPGLWSLYHL; encoded by the coding sequence ATGCTGGCAAATAATCAATTACGCGAACTTCTTGTCGCTTATCATCAGAAGCCGAATACTTCACAACTCGCCGCCCTTGCCACCGAACTCTATCCGCTCATAAATAAGGTCTATACGAGCCTGCATATTGATTATTCATGGAATAGGGACCAACTCACCAGCATAGGACACGGGAAACTTCTACATCTTCTCACAAACAAAGAAATTCTTCGCGCACAATCCGTTCGCGCATTTGTAATTCAGAGCCTAAAGAATGCTATGCTTGATGCCCTAAAACACCAACATGAAAGTGTTGGCATCGAAGATGATGTGCGAAACGAAATGGCAGAGATAGCCATTCCCGGTCCGGATGAACTATTGGCAGATGATGTTGCGAATGAAACACGCCTTCTTGCCGCAATGGATGCTCTTGAATCACTTCCGCTCGATCGAAAAACAATGCTCTATTTGTACTACTTTGCAGGCTGGACGTTCCAAGAAATTGCGGATTCATTCGGCTGGGGACGAGGCCTCAAGGGACATACATCGGTGCATGTCAAGCGTTCCACGCAGGAACTGGCAGAGTATCCCGGCCTATGGTCGCTGTATCACTTATGA
- the uvrC gene encoding excinuclease ABC subunit UvrC, with product MSLVLLIRSKHIPHSPGCYLMIDAGGHIIYVGKAKDLRKRVASYMHARDEKTTSLVAAISDIDFIATDTETESFLLEAQLIQKYHPRYNIDLQSGGTRYAYIKETHESYPRFVIARKVTRDGNFFGPYVSASARNEALRLIYSLFLLCKKPNTGKPCFRYHLGICSGACIRAIQPEEYRQSIESARTFLRGDFKQLVAQLQRRMEDAADKQLFEKAKIYRDQIAALRSIEQQKVARPSQLNQDVCNYIVSGDVLLIQVFHFQKGVISGKKEFRFSLGEYPLSEREIFQSFLEQYYIGSSIPHEIVIPGEPVNRKELEKYLSVRTGHGVKCIVPQRGIKKKLLDMVKKNLTLKLTEHGDQLVELQRLLRLERLPMTIDCVDISTLSGVQSVGSLVQFVNGNSVKSGYRKFIIKNVEGMNDFAMIHEVISRFAKRIKEGKEQQPDLLVIDGGRGQLNSAKKALREAELELPTIGLAKKLEEVYVAWAPKPLRISNRSAALQLLMRLRDEAHRFAITFQRKRRSIKKRPMYRS from the coding sequence ATGTCACTTGTATTGTTAATAAGAAGTAAACATATTCCCCATTCTCCCGGGTGCTATCTCATGATAGATGCTGGAGGCCATATTATCTATGTTGGCAAAGCAAAAGACTTGAGAAAACGAGTTGCTTCCTACATGCATGCGCGTGATGAAAAAACAACTTCGCTTGTAGCTGCAATTTCTGATATTGATTTTATAGCAACGGATACGGAAACAGAAAGTTTTTTACTCGAAGCGCAGCTGATTCAGAAATATCATCCGCGATATAACATCGATTTGCAAAGCGGGGGAACGCGGTATGCGTATATCAAAGAAACACATGAATCGTATCCAAGATTTGTCATTGCGCGCAAAGTGACGCGTGATGGGAATTTTTTTGGTCCCTATGTTTCTGCGTCAGCGCGCAATGAAGCTCTGCGACTTATATATTCGTTATTTCTATTGTGCAAAAAGCCAAACACGGGAAAACCATGCTTTCGCTATCATTTGGGAATATGCAGCGGCGCATGCATACGCGCGATACAACCCGAAGAATACAGGCAGAGCATTGAAAGTGCACGAACGTTTTTGCGTGGCGACTTCAAGCAGCTTGTCGCACAACTCCAGCGTCGCATGGAAGATGCCGCAGATAAGCAGCTTTTTGAAAAAGCAAAAATCTATCGTGATCAAATTGCGGCATTGCGAAGTATTGAACAGCAAAAAGTTGCCCGGCCATCACAGTTGAATCAAGATGTATGCAATTATATTGTTTCGGGCGATGTGTTGTTGATACAAGTATTCCATTTTCAGAAAGGTGTAATATCGGGCAAAAAAGAATTTCGTTTTTCACTGGGCGAGTATCCGCTTTCCGAACGTGAAATTTTCCAATCATTTCTTGAACAGTATTATATCGGAAGTTCCATACCGCATGAGATCGTGATTCCGGGCGAACCAGTTAACAGAAAGGAATTAGAAAAGTATTTGAGTGTACGTACCGGACATGGAGTCAAATGCATTGTTCCGCAGAGAGGAATAAAGAAAAAGCTTCTGGACATGGTGAAAAAGAATCTTACCCTGAAACTCACTGAGCATGGCGACCAATTGGTTGAATTGCAGAGATTGTTGCGCCTCGAACGTTTGCCAATGACCATTGATTGTGTTGACATATCCACGTTATCAGGTGTCCAAAGCGTTGGTTCGCTCGTGCAGTTTGTCAATGGCAATTCGGTGAAATCAGGGTACCGTAAATTTATAATAAAAAATGTTGAAGGCATGAATGATTTTGCCATGATCCATGAGGTGATTTCCCGTTTTGCAAAACGCATTAAGGAAGGGAAGGAACAGCAACCCGACCTTCTTGTCATTGACGGAGGAAGGGGGCAGTTGAATAGCGCCAAAAAAGCACTTCGGGAAGCCGAATTGGAATTGCCAACCATAGGACTCGCAAAAAAACTTGAGGAAGTGTATGTCGCATGGGCGCCAAAACCCCTGCGTATTTCGAACCGCAGTGCGGCATTACAGCTTCTCATGCGCTTGCGCGACGAAGCGCACCGCTTTGCCATTACCTTTCAGCGTAAGCGCAGATCAATAAAAAAACGGCCGATGTACCGTTCATAA
- the uvrA gene encoding excinuclease ABC subunit UvrA — MQKSEQIEIRGARQHNLKNINLDIPLQSLTVITGLSGSGKSSLAFDTLYAEGQRRYVESLSAYARQFLGVMGKPDVDSIRGLSPAIAIQQKKLSNNPRSTVGTVTEIYDYLRLLFAHVGTPFCPNCAKVIRPQDVQSMVKHIIKEYAGTRIQICAPIIRGKKGSYDYLFEQLKKQGYTRVRVDGVVYNLHTESILLRRYAQHTIEVVIDRIDIHKDEQQRIAEALEAGLKEGGGFVLLLITKKEGEKKIEERMLSKHKACVDCGINFPEMSPRMFSFNAPQGACQECHGLGAIQEFDEELIIPDTSKSILDGGVAPWKSSTLWVPRSTLRAISKHYHIDITMPIKSIPRDAIRVILWGDDESGYEGVIPQLKRMYAKTDSDERREGIGRYLKHTECPSCKGKRLRSESLSVKIDAKSIIDVTDLPIKECSDFLFSLELTEAQKKIAHQVLKEIQNRLTFLLNVGLEYLTLGRMAGTLSGGEAQRIHLATQIGSELRGVLYILDEPSIGLHQRDNAKLIATLKGLRDIGNTVIVVEHDEETMRASDHIIDIGPGAGMHGGSIVGQGSIKEIIRSKKSLTGSYLSGKSSIPLPTSRRIPRGYITVKGASGNNLKTIDAAFPLSVFACVTGVSGSGKSTLVNDTLYNGISKHFGFSPEAIAPCNRIEGLNQIDKAIIIDQDPIGRTPRSNPATYTGVFTYIRDLFTETKESKMRGYQPGRFSFNVAEGRCGNCEGDGVIKIEMHFLPDVYVTCDVCNGKRYDDETLSVTYKEKTIADVLAMSVEEALVFFKPIPRIHNKLQTLYDVGLSYIQLGQNATTLSGGEAQRIKLATELSRRDTGRTVYVLDEPTTGLHFEDIRKLLDVLNRLVEKGNTVIVIEHNLDVIKTADYIIDLGPEGGKGGGEIVAKGKPEEIARVEKSWTGTYLKHALKK; from the coding sequence ATGCAAAAATCGGAACAAATTGAAATTCGCGGTGCTCGCCAGCACAATCTCAAAAACATTAATCTTGATATCCCACTCCAATCCCTAACGGTTATCACGGGACTTTCCGGCAGCGGCAAGAGCAGCCTTGCTTTTGATACGCTTTATGCGGAAGGGCAGCGGCGGTATGTTGAGAGCCTCTCTGCCTATGCGCGGCAGTTTTTGGGTGTGATGGGTAAACCCGATGTCGATAGTATCAGGGGATTGAGTCCTGCAATTGCAATCCAACAGAAAAAACTTTCAAATAATCCGCGATCAACAGTCGGCACCGTCACGGAAATCTATGACTACCTTCGCTTGCTCTTTGCGCATGTTGGAACGCCTTTCTGCCCAAATTGCGCCAAGGTTATCCGCCCGCAGGATGTGCAGTCGATGGTGAAACATATTATTAAAGAATATGCAGGGACGCGTATACAAATTTGTGCACCGATCATTCGCGGTAAAAAGGGAAGTTATGATTATTTGTTTGAACAGTTAAAAAAACAAGGCTATACACGCGTACGTGTTGATGGTGTGGTATACAATCTTCACACAGAGTCCATTTTACTGAGACGTTACGCACAACATACGATTGAGGTAGTCATAGACCGCATTGATATCCATAAAGATGAGCAACAACGCATTGCCGAGGCGCTTGAAGCAGGGCTCAAAGAAGGTGGAGGATTTGTCTTGCTTCTTATCACAAAAAAAGAAGGAGAGAAAAAAATCGAAGAACGGATGCTGAGCAAACATAAGGCATGCGTTGATTGCGGTATTAATTTTCCCGAAATGAGTCCACGCATGTTTTCATTTAATGCCCCCCAAGGAGCATGCCAGGAATGCCATGGGCTCGGTGCCATTCAAGAATTTGATGAAGAACTGATCATACCGGATACTTCAAAATCGATTCTTGATGGAGGTGTAGCCCCATGGAAATCGTCAACGCTCTGGGTGCCGCGCTCGACTCTGCGCGCAATCTCAAAGCATTACCATATTGATATCACCATGCCGATAAAGTCCATCCCAAGAGATGCTATTCGCGTGATTCTATGGGGGGATGACGAAAGCGGGTATGAAGGTGTCATACCCCAACTTAAGCGGATGTATGCAAAAACAGACTCCGATGAACGCCGTGAAGGAATAGGGCGCTACCTGAAACACACTGAATGTCCTTCATGTAAGGGCAAGCGTTTGCGAAGTGAAAGCCTTTCGGTAAAGATTGATGCAAAGTCGATTATTGATGTTACGGATTTGCCGATCAAAGAATGCAGCGATTTTCTTTTCTCACTTGAATTAACGGAGGCACAGAAAAAAATAGCGCATCAGGTGCTTAAAGAAATTCAAAATCGTTTGACCTTCCTTCTGAATGTCGGACTGGAATATCTTACACTTGGCCGTATGGCAGGCACGCTTTCCGGTGGAGAGGCGCAGCGTATTCATCTTGCTACACAAATCGGTTCTGAATTGCGAGGTGTTCTTTATATTCTTGATGAGCCGTCAATTGGCTTACATCAGCGTGATAATGCAAAACTTATTGCTACACTCAAGGGATTGCGGGATATTGGGAACACGGTAATAGTTGTGGAACACGACGAAGAAACCATGCGAGCTAGCGACCACATCATAGATATTGGACCGGGAGCTGGTATGCACGGCGGCAGTATTGTTGGGCAAGGGAGTATAAAAGAAATCATACGATCAAAAAAATCGCTTACCGGCAGCTACTTATCAGGGAAAAGCAGTATACCTTTGCCTACTAGTCGGCGCATTCCACGCGGATATATTACGGTTAAAGGTGCAAGCGGTAATAATCTTAAAACCATTGATGCGGCTTTTCCACTTTCTGTTTTTGCATGTGTAACGGGAGTGTCGGGGAGTGGAAAGAGTACCCTGGTAAACGATACGCTCTATAATGGCATTTCAAAACATTTTGGTTTCTCGCCCGAAGCAATCGCGCCATGCAACCGTATTGAAGGCCTTAATCAAATAGATAAAGCAATTATCATAGATCAGGATCCTATCGGCCGCACACCACGATCAAATCCCGCTACGTACACAGGTGTTTTTACGTATATCCGTGATTTGTTTACCGAGACAAAAGAATCAAAAATGCGCGGCTACCAGCCGGGACGGTTTAGTTTTAATGTTGCAGAAGGGCGGTGTGGCAATTGCGAAGGCGATGGCGTTATAAAAATAGAGATGCATTTTTTACCTGATGTGTATGTTACTTGCGATGTGTGCAATGGCAAGCGGTACGACGATGAAACGCTCTCCGTTACGTATAAAGAAAAAACGATTGCCGATGTTCTTGCAATGAGCGTGGAAGAAGCATTGGTATTTTTTAAGCCGATACCCCGCATTCATAATAAACTTCAAACACTCTATGATGTCGGCTTGAGCTATATCCAGCTTGGACAAAACGCCACAACGCTGTCAGGAGGCGAAGCACAGCGCATCAAGTTGGCAACAGAACTTTCTCGTCGTGACACGGGGCGTACCGTTTATGTTCTTGACGAGCCAACGACAGGTTTGCACTTTGAAGATATTCGCAAGCTTCTTGATGTACTCAATCGCTTGGTTGAGAAGGGGAATACCGTTATTGTCATCGAACACAATCTCGATGTTATCAAAACGGCGGATTATATCATTGATTTAGGCCCCGAAGGCGGGAAGGGCGGAGGGGAAATTGTTGCAAAAGGAAAACCTGAAGAAATTGCGCGAGTCGAAAAAAGCTGGACTGGGACGTATTTGAAACACGCGTTAAAAAAATAA
- the uvrB gene encoding excinuclease ABC subunit UvrB, which translates to MKFSLVSDFKPSGDQPKAIQQLSDGFSSYPTQTLLGVTGSGKTFAIANVIERLQIPTLVIAHNKTLAAQLYTEFKAFFPQNSVCYFVSYYDYYQPESYMPQTDTYIEKETQINETIERLRMEAAVALMSRKDVIVVASVSCIYGFGDPIDFHQSTYDVTTGESISRRAFMQRLVDLLYERNDLELVPGRFRVRGDTVDVMQGAGGDLFRFTLDGDVIESISLVHALHGTLLESLSHALLFPAKPFIAPEEKRKRAIQSIHQELVEQLPKLGMLEAHRLEQRTNYDLEMMEQLGYCKGIENYSRHFDGRASGEPPSCLLDFFKHSPFSKEFLIMIDESHVTIPQIRGMYGGDYSRKKNLVDYGFRLPSALDNRPLKFQEFEKYLEHGIFVSATPAEYEAIHAGQTVELIVRPTGLVDPPVEIRPMKGSIQDVMGEITKVTKMGHRILVTTLTKRSAEELTEYLVEHDIKARYMHSEVDTLDRTALIKQLRQGVFDVLVGINLLREGLDIPEVGLVAILDADKEGFLRNTTSLIQTIGRAARNVDSYVILYADVLTNSIKQACAETDRRRTLQEKYNKKHSITPRSIKRAIEGDIAPGQDFKKKDVHALKSLAILQQEMQQSVEQLDFEKAIELRDEIAKRSKA; encoded by the coding sequence ATGAAATTCAGTCTTGTATCAGATTTCAAGCCTTCGGGCGATCAGCCCAAAGCCATCCAGCAACTCTCGGATGGTTTTTCATCGTATCCCACTCAAACGCTTCTTGGTGTCACGGGTTCGGGTAAAACATTCGCAATTGCAAATGTCATTGAACGTTTACAGATTCCTACGCTCGTGATAGCCCACAACAAAACACTTGCTGCGCAATTGTATACTGAATTCAAGGCATTTTTCCCCCAAAACAGCGTGTGTTACTTTGTGTCGTACTATGACTACTATCAGCCGGAGAGTTATATGCCGCAAACGGATACGTATATTGAAAAAGAAACGCAGATTAATGAAACGATCGAACGATTGCGTATGGAGGCAGCTGTTGCGCTTATGTCCCGCAAGGACGTCATTGTTGTCGCCTCTGTTTCATGTATCTATGGATTTGGCGATCCAATTGATTTTCATCAGAGTACCTATGATGTCACTACGGGAGAGAGTATATCACGGCGTGCATTCATGCAACGCCTGGTGGATTTGCTTTATGAACGGAACGATCTTGAGCTTGTTCCTGGACGATTTCGTGTGCGGGGAGATACCGTTGATGTTATGCAAGGAGCAGGTGGCGATCTTTTTCGCTTCACCCTTGATGGTGATGTCATTGAATCAATTTCTTTGGTGCATGCACTTCACGGTACTCTACTTGAATCTCTTTCTCATGCGCTTTTGTTTCCCGCCAAGCCGTTTATTGCACCGGAAGAGAAGCGCAAGCGTGCTATTCAATCAATTCACCAAGAACTCGTAGAACAGCTTCCCAAACTCGGCATGTTAGAAGCGCACCGGCTTGAACAACGCACCAACTATGATCTTGAGATGATGGAGCAGCTTGGCTATTGTAAAGGTATTGAGAATTATTCCCGCCATTTTGATGGGAGGGCATCAGGTGAGCCGCCGTCGTGCTTGTTGGATTTTTTTAAACACAGCCCTTTTTCAAAAGAATTTTTAATTATGATTGATGAAAGTCATGTGACAATTCCTCAAATACGCGGCATGTATGGGGGTGATTATTCTCGAAAGAAAAATCTTGTAGATTACGGATTTCGCCTGCCGAGCGCTCTGGATAATCGTCCATTGAAATTTCAGGAATTCGAGAAGTACCTTGAACACGGAATATTTGTGAGTGCAACTCCGGCGGAATATGAGGCGATTCATGCAGGACAGACAGTTGAGCTTATTGTGCGCCCTACGGGGCTTGTAGACCCCCCTGTTGAAATTCGTCCCATGAAGGGTTCAATCCAGGATGTTATGGGTGAGATCACAAAAGTGACGAAGATGGGGCATCGCATACTTGTGACAACACTCACCAAGCGCTCAGCCGAAGAGCTCACTGAATATCTTGTGGAGCATGACATTAAAGCGCGCTATATGCATAGCGAGGTGGATACACTCGATCGCACAGCGCTTATTAAACAATTGCGTCAAGGTGTTTTTGATGTATTGGTTGGCATCAATCTGTTGCGAGAAGGATTGGATATCCCTGAAGTTGGGTTGGTAGCAATTCTCGATGCAGATAAGGAGGGTTTTTTGCGGAATACCACAAGCCTTATTCAGACGATTGGCAGGGCAGCACGCAATGTGGACTCGTACGTCATACTCTATGCCGATGTGCTGACGAATTCAATCAAGCAGGCATGTGCAGAAACGGATCGTCGCCGTACTCTGCAAGAAAAATATAATAAAAAACACAGCATTACTCCTCGCAGTATTAAACGTGCGATTGAAGGAGATATTGCTCCCGGACAGGATTTCAAAAAGAAAGACGTCCACGCACTCAAATCCCTTGCTATTCTTCAGCAGGAGATGCAACAAAGCGTTGAGCAGCTTGACTTTGAAAAAGCTATCGAGCTTCGAGATGAAATAGCAAAGAGGAGTAAGGCGTAA
- a CDS encoding class I SAM-dependent methyltransferase translates to MNDKTAQNLYVLTKEGYHTIAKPFSATRRFSWDDCTPLRTIVKDGMSVLDVGCGNGRTAELFTTHSIQYTGIDLNESFIHDARKRFSNDHTKEFYCGDMLTLNTIKELEGRHFDVIFSIAVLHHAPSEQLRMQALSQMHLFLKSEGTLFLTAWNLWRATLQKKSVWKYALERSLLDPGSYQRAFGVDYRDLSWRDLLTTWKSGILSAPLYYYSFRCNELVALCLKSGFTVLDCYYSLKGKRAHWWNAENICLIAKKEAR, encoded by the coding sequence ATGAATGATAAGACGGCGCAAAATCTCTATGTGCTTACCAAAGAAGGTTACCACACTATTGCCAAGCCATTTAGTGCTACGCGCCGCTTTTCGTGGGATGATTGTACTCCATTGCGCACGATTGTAAAGGATGGTATGAGTGTGCTTGATGTTGGGTGTGGGAATGGGAGAACGGCAGAATTGTTTACTACCCATAGTATTCAGTATACAGGCATAGATTTGAATGAATCATTTATACATGATGCACGCAAGCGATTTAGTAATGATCATACTAAGGAATTTTATTGCGGTGACATGCTTACACTCAATACAATAAAAGAACTTGAAGGTAGGCATTTTGATGTTATTTTCTCCATTGCGGTTCTCCATCATGCGCCCTCGGAGCAATTGCGCATGCAGGCTCTGTCTCAGATGCATCTTTTTTTGAAAAGTGAGGGAACACTTTTTCTTACCGCATGGAATTTATGGAGGGCAACTCTCCAGAAAAAAAGCGTTTGGAAATATGCGCTTGAACGCTCGCTTCTGGATCCTGGATCATACCAACGAGCATTTGGTGTCGACTATAGGGATCTTTCGTGGAGGGATTTATTGACGACATGGAAGTCCGGCATTCTATCGGCTCCATTGTACTATTATAGCTTTCGCTGCAACGAGCTTGTCGCACTGTGCTTAAAAAGCGGTTTTACTGTGCTTGATTGCTATTATTCTCTGAAAGGGAAACGAGCTCACTGGTGGAATGCCGAGAATATCTGTTTGATTGCAAAAAAAGAAGCCCGGTAA
- a CDS encoding tRNA uridine(34) 5-carboxymethylaminomethyl modification radical SAM/GNAT enzyme Elp3 yields the protein MNSEQQQLATAIIQDCVACSNLTPEKLGAIKRKSLRQSPQKMIDNHSLLQWYRHLVKTGVVQKAEHVESALQIHPIRSQSGIAVITLLTMPAGCPGRCSYCPTESRMPKSYVATEPAAARALTLQFDPYIQTENRITTLRHNAHSTDKIELIIKGGTWSAYPKDYREWFIQQCFQAMNETGVMHRDIVNANPSSQFNRFWGDEKDTWSMQKLTAEQHINETALNRCIGLTIETRPDWVTVEEIVHLRQLGCTRVELGLQTTDDEILKNIKRGHTAEQTAQATKLLKDAGFKVDHHLMPGLPGATPEKDLAVAKEVFASDHYQPDTIKLYPCVILPSTEIYTWYKEGRFIPYSTEILIRLLAEIKALVPPYMRVARVIRDFPSPEIAGGNLVTNLRETIQKTMKEQGLQCTCLRCREVGHVLSRSDLATHEWKPVLKIRSYAASGGMEYFLSYESDDEKIVYAFLRMRFPSPDAHILYEALPEIAHAALIRELHTYGSLVPIDTANLNASQHRGLGKALLAEAEKIAREHSFKKIAVISGVGVRDYYKKQGYTLEGTYMVKILK from the coding sequence ATGAATAGCGAACAACAACAACTAGCTACTGCAATCATACAAGATTGTGTAGCATGCAGCAATTTAACACCTGAAAAACTTGGTGCGATCAAACGCAAATCTTTGCGACAATCGCCCCAAAAAATGATAGATAACCATTCATTGTTGCAATGGTATCGACATCTTGTGAAAACAGGCGTTGTGCAAAAAGCAGAGCATGTTGAATCGGCTCTCCAAATTCATCCTATTCGATCACAATCCGGCATTGCTGTCATTACTCTTCTCACCATGCCGGCAGGATGCCCCGGCAGATGCTCGTATTGCCCCACCGAAAGCAGAATGCCAAAAAGCTATGTTGCAACCGAACCGGCTGCAGCCCGCGCACTTACCTTGCAATTTGACCCATACATCCAAACTGAAAATCGCATCACGACTCTGCGGCACAATGCGCACTCTACAGATAAAATCGAACTTATCATCAAGGGAGGGACGTGGTCTGCATATCCGAAGGATTACCGCGAATGGTTTATTCAACAGTGCTTTCAGGCCATGAATGAAACGGGGGTCATGCATCGAGATATCGTCAACGCAAATCCATCTTCTCAATTCAATAGATTTTGGGGAGATGAAAAAGATACCTGGTCAATGCAAAAACTTACTGCAGAACAACACATCAACGAAACAGCGCTTAATCGCTGCATTGGTCTGACGATTGAAACGCGCCCCGATTGGGTGACCGTTGAAGAGATTGTTCATTTGCGCCAACTTGGATGCACGCGTGTTGAGCTTGGACTTCAAACAACCGATGATGAAATATTAAAAAATATTAAGCGTGGACATACGGCTGAGCAAACGGCACAGGCGACGAAACTTCTCAAAGATGCCGGTTTTAAAGTGGATCATCACCTTATGCCGGGCCTTCCGGGAGCAACGCCCGAGAAAGACTTGGCTGTTGCGAAAGAAGTGTTCGCCTCTGATCACTACCAGCCGGACACCATCAAGCTCTATCCCTGTGTTATTTTGCCATCTACGGAAATCTACACATGGTACAAGGAGGGTCGTTTTATCCCCTACTCTACGGAAATACTTATACGTCTCCTCGCAGAAATAAAAGCACTTGTTCCTCCCTATATGCGCGTTGCTCGCGTAATCCGAGATTTTCCTTCTCCGGAAATTGCCGGAGGTAACCTCGTAACAAATCTTCGAGAAACAATTCAAAAAACCATGAAAGAGCAGGGACTTCAGTGCACGTGCCTTCGCTGCCGTGAAGTAGGGCATGTCCTTTCGAGATCAGATCTCGCAACTCACGAATGGAAACCTGTTTTAAAAATACGGTCATACGCGGCATCTGGGGGAATGGAATATTTCTTAAGCTACGAAAGTGACGATGAAAAAATCGTCTATGCTTTTTTGCGTATGCGATTCCCTTCACCGGATGCGCATATTCTCTATGAAGCTTTGCCCGAAATTGCACATGCTGCACTGATCCGTGAACTTCATACCTATGGATCGCTTGTACCGATTGATACCGCTAACCTCAATGCATCTCAACACAGGGGCTTGGGTAAAGCACTCCTCGCTGAAGCTGAAAAAATTGCACGCGAACATAGCTTCAAAAAAATCGCGGTTATCTCCGGTGTTGGTGTACGAGATTATTACAAAAAACAGGGGTACACACTTGAAGGAACGTATATGGTGAAAATTTTAAAATAA